The genomic DNA TGTTGCGAACGGCGGTGACCGGCAACGATCTCTGCTCGCGCTACGGTGGCGAGGAGTTTGGGATCCTGATCCCCGCGACCTCTACCGCAAAAGCTGTCGCCAAGATGAAAGATCTACTGCAAAGAATCGCGGAACACTTCGTCGAATTCGAGGGGACTCAATACCGCGTCACGTCGAGCGCTGGTTTGACGATATCCCGCCCAAATGATACCGTTGGCAGCATCATCGAGCGCGCCGACATCGCGTTGTATCGGGCGAAATCTGATGGTCGGAACCGTGGCGATCTGAATCTTCCATTGAGCGCGGCGGTTCCCCTGTCCTGCGAGACGATCGCGGGCGGCAACCAAAAATAAAGAACGCGGCCCATCTACCAGCGGTTCGCGCCGCCGCACCGCCCTACGCAAGTTTGTCTTCGCATGCAAAAAAGTCTCTACGATTACCCGCAGTATTACGACCTCGCCTTCCGCGATGAAACCGATGACGAAGCCGACTTCATCGAGGCGGCGTGGGCCAAGTTTGGCGACGGTCCGCTGAAACATCTGCTGGAACCTGGTTGCGGCAGCGGACGCTTAGTCGTCGAACTCGCCCGCCGCGGGTACGACGTGACCGGGTTTGATCTCAGCGAACCCGCCCTCCGCTACACCCGTTCGCGACTCCGCCGCATCGATCGCACCGCCGAGGTGCTCAACGCCGACATGATCGACTTCTCGCTGCCGCGGAAATTCGACATGGCCTACTGCACGATGAACACCTTCCGGCATCTGTTGACCGAAAACGATGCCCGATCCCACTTGCAAATGGTCGCCGATCACCTGCGTCCCGGCGGACTGTATCTGTTGGGCTTTCACTTGATGCCCCCCGACGCCGACGAGGAGTGTATCGAACGCTGGCGTGGCAGCAGCGGCAAGACGTCGGTCTGCTTCACCTTGCGCGTGCTCGATTTCTGTCGTCGCACCCGGCTCGAATCGCTCCGCATCTCGATGCTAGCCAAGACGCCACGCGGCGAGATCCGCGGCCGCTCCGAATTCCAATTGCGACTCTACAAAGCCGCTCAGTTCAAGACGCTGATCGCCAAAGTCCCCGATCTGGAGTTGGTGGAGGTCTTCGATTTTGATTACGACATCGATGAACCGCAGCCTTTGGACAACGAATTAGCCGACGCCGTCTTCGTCTTCCGCCGACGCGATTCAAACGCTTAAGATCGGAACGCCCCCAGCTCGCGAACCCTTCCGACCAACCATCGGTTTTGTTCGCGCAGCGACTGGGGCTCTTCAACGCATCAAGGATCAAACATGTTTGCCAAATGGTTCCGACGCAGCCGCCGTCCGGTGGTCGATCGCACCCCCTGTCCACATTGTGGTGCGATGATTCTGGAAACGGCAACGTTTTGCCGGCACTGCGGCGCATCGGATGCTTCGGGATGGCAGGACGAAACCGAAGGCTACGCCGACGACATGGCGGACGATGATTTCGACTACGACGAGTTTTTGCAGCGCGAGTTCCCCGACGAAGCCCCACCCCGCCGCGATTTCAAATCGTTTGTGATCATCGTGCTGCTGATCTGTTTTGTCGGCGGATTGCTGCTGTCGCTGGGGATGTGAGGGTGCGCTCGGTCGGCTGAAAGCCTCAACTCCAGCGCGGCCCGTCGTTTTCGTTTAACCGCGTGGGCAACGCCCCGCGCGTCGGTGCGTAACGTACAGAAGGTGCGTTCGGTCGGCTGAAGCCTTCACTCCAGCGCGCGGCCCGTTGGGCACGCGGTTAAACGATGGGGCGGCACGTTAATCGAACTGTTGTTGGGCTTGCTCGAACAGGTGCCGGACGGCTCGGCCGCTGATCGTTGTCTTTTCGATCAACTCCTTCGCGATCCGTTCGATCGCCACCGCA from Rosistilla oblonga includes the following:
- a CDS encoding class I SAM-dependent methyltransferase → MQKSLYDYPQYYDLAFRDETDDEADFIEAAWAKFGDGPLKHLLEPGCGSGRLVVELARRGYDVTGFDLSEPALRYTRSRLRRIDRTAEVLNADMIDFSLPRKFDMAYCTMNTFRHLLTENDARSHLQMVADHLRPGGLYLLGFHLMPPDADEECIERWRGSSGKTSVCFTLRVLDFCRRTRLESLRISMLAKTPRGEIRGRSEFQLRLYKAAQFKTLIAKVPDLELVEVFDFDYDIDEPQPLDNELADAVFVFRRRDSNA
- a CDS encoding zinc ribbon domain-containing protein, with translation MFAKWFRRSRRPVVDRTPCPHCGAMILETATFCRHCGASDASGWQDETEGYADDMADDDFDYDEFLQREFPDEAPPRRDFKSFVIIVLLICFVGGLLLSLGM